Proteins found in one Bordetella genomosp. 9 genomic segment:
- a CDS encoding thioesterase II family protein: MMSPAVSLLCLPCAGASATMYLRWRRRVEPWLRIVPVELPGRGVRMDEPYATDVDALAARLVDEHAPDMAGPYVLFGHSMGALLAYHMAARIARAGGEAPRLLIVSGSPAPAHRDLSRFDGLDNDQALVNDLRKQGGTPDAVLGSRGLRRFALDTLAADYAMCRAYRYAPGPRLAVPLLVLAGRDDDIAPAAIDAWHEETQAGVRQVWFDGGHFFIKHREEEVLALLDRALRPLAEQARRGSVALA; this comes from the coding sequence TGCGCGGGCGCCAGCGCCACGATGTACCTGCGCTGGCGCCGCCGGGTCGAGCCCTGGCTGCGCATCGTGCCGGTGGAGCTGCCCGGCCGCGGCGTGCGGATGGACGAGCCTTATGCGACGGACGTCGACGCGCTGGCCGCGCGGCTGGTCGACGAACATGCGCCGGACATGGCGGGTCCGTACGTGCTGTTCGGACACAGCATGGGGGCCTTGCTGGCCTATCACATGGCCGCGCGGATCGCACGGGCAGGGGGCGAAGCGCCGCGCCTGCTGATCGTGTCGGGCAGCCCCGCACCCGCGCATCGCGATCTCTCGCGCTTCGACGGCTTGGATAACGATCAGGCGCTGGTCAACGATCTGCGCAAGCAGGGCGGAACGCCGGATGCCGTGCTGGGCAGCCGCGGGCTGCGCCGCTTCGCGCTGGATACGCTGGCGGCCGACTACGCCATGTGCCGCGCGTACCGGTATGCGCCGGGCCCGCGCCTGGCGGTGCCGCTGCTGGTGCTGGCCGGACGTGACGATGACATCGCGCCGGCGGCCATCGATGCATGGCACGAGGAAACACAGGCCGGCGTGCGCCAGGTCTGGTTCGACGGCGGGCATTTCTTCATCAAGCATCGCGAAGAGGAAGTCCTGGCGCTGCTGGACCGCGCACTGCGGCCCTTGGCGGAACAGGCGCGCCGCGGGTCGGTCGCGCTGGCTTGA
- a CDS encoding TauD/TfdA family dioxygenase produces MERDEGKGAAGAGLPAVLSPRYAGQSLQQALPELRAHIDAALARTGGVLMRGFQVESVEAFKAFAAAFGHPLLAYEFASTPRSAVSSGIYTSTEYPAHQHIPLHNEQAYTREWPMKIWFHCVKAAQSGGETPIADSRAIYRRIAPAIRERFAQGLMYVRHFGEFDVPWQQVFNTDERARVEAYCRRAGIEWEWLADDGLRTRQRCQGVERHPHTGEMVWFNQAHLFHVSALDPDVRESLEDLLGADRMPRNVYYADGSAIADGVFDEIRQALAAETVMFPWREGDVLMLDNMLAAHARTPYRGERKVVVAMAQPHGTAMFNDAAAA; encoded by the coding sequence ATGGAACGAGACGAAGGTAAGGGCGCTGCAGGCGCCGGATTGCCGGCGGTATTGTCGCCACGGTATGCGGGCCAGTCCCTGCAGCAGGCGCTGCCGGAGCTGCGCGCCCATATCGACGCCGCGCTGGCGCGTACCGGCGGCGTGCTGATGCGCGGATTCCAGGTCGAGTCGGTGGAGGCGTTCAAGGCCTTCGCGGCGGCCTTCGGCCATCCGCTGCTCGCCTACGAATTCGCGTCGACGCCGCGCAGCGCGGTGTCGTCGGGCATCTATACCAGCACCGAATATCCGGCTCACCAGCATATCCCGCTGCACAACGAGCAGGCCTATACGCGCGAGTGGCCGATGAAGATCTGGTTCCACTGCGTGAAGGCCGCGCAGTCGGGCGGCGAGACGCCCATCGCCGACAGCCGGGCGATCTACCGGCGCATCGCACCCGCCATACGCGAGCGCTTCGCGCAAGGGCTGATGTACGTGCGCCATTTCGGCGAGTTCGACGTGCCGTGGCAGCAGGTGTTCAACACCGATGAGCGCGCGCGCGTCGAAGCGTATTGCAGGCGCGCCGGCATCGAGTGGGAATGGCTGGCGGACGACGGCCTGCGCACCCGCCAGCGCTGCCAGGGCGTGGAGCGCCATCCGCATACCGGCGAGATGGTCTGGTTCAACCAGGCGCATCTGTTCCATGTGTCGGCGCTGGATCCGGACGTGCGCGAATCGCTGGAAGACCTGCTCGGCGCGGACCGGATGCCGCGCAACGTGTACTACGCCGACGGGTCGGCCATCGCCGATGGCGTGTTCGACGAAATACGCCAGGCCCTGGCCGCCGAGACGGTGATGTTTCCCTGGCGTGAAGGGGATGTGCTGATGCTGGACAACATGCTGGCGGCGCATGCGCGCACGCCGTACCGCGGCGAACGCAAGGTCGTGGTGGCCATGGCCCAACCGCATGGCACCGCGATGTTCAACGACGCGGCGGCGGCATGA
- a CDS encoding condensation domain-containing protein: MSGAITAAATIDARLRAHASARGDAIALIVEDGGGSLSLTYAELDWAARALAATLKSRLPKGSRALLMLDNDQHYVVAFFACLYAGMIAVPAFPPDPAREQELRRLRVMTRDCQAGCVLTTTQVARGLAEALAWFDGVPLLAVDAVNGVDATDEVDVRDAAAACGVPDALPPADPRDIAFLQYTSGSTADPKGVMVSHANLMANALAMHRGMGTRETDVCVSWLPLYHDMGLIGGVLEGLYLGTRVVLMSPKYFLERPLRWLEAIARHRGNFSGGPDFAYRLCVERIRPEQVRGLDLSSWRIAFSGAEPVNPDTLEAFARLCAEARLPAAALYPCYGLAEATLFVTGGDHTKPPVCTVFDEEALAAGRARPAERGRRLVACGAPAPGHRVAIVDPASSRRLPDGMQGEVWTSGPSIAGGYWDKAEATQRSLAEHDGATWLRTGDLGFVHGGELYVNGRIKDLIIVRGRNVYPQDIEAVVEAEVAQARKGRVAAFAVDTPDGEGIGLAAEIAPLQRKRHTPATLVRALGRAVALACGEPLAVAVLLEPGTLPKTSSGKLRRAATRADWRSGTLHAYAIHENGRFVLGEAGEAAALPPAAGTEAALAAIWSDALGREVADRNARFFELGGSSLTAASVAAAIRTRWEIAIGVREVFAHPELAECASYIDRVCVARAASREEDAGRASAHACAAGVADAEGVADTADAADASAAGPAHALAPVQRRLWLLDRMAAAPAARARYNLGVAFHLDGALDAGRVENAIKAIVTRHAVLRTAYPEDDDGEPHAAMLAAAHGGVPHVEVPLVDLSAGADSDAAAARIARGYADDPFDLSAGPLLRACLLRLDARRHLLLMAVHHIVFDGWSAGIFIDEFRAHYAGHELPALPMQYGDYAMRAARAEAGGAWRDTLAYWRTTLAQAPMLSSPARPRQAREGAMAASTLRQMIPGSVNRRLADLARRHDATPFQVLMTVFLMTMHRQIGQDDIVVGTDAAGRDDPALAPLIGFFVNVLPIRSRASRSAPFEEWLARTRATVLDALAHQDAPFDRIVDVAGAPRDRGRNPLVQVLFVMQNTPRPAADLQDVVVRPAALPTTHARFDLAVFVHEHAQGLEVEWTYATALFDAAAVEGMATIWADVLHRVAADDGRSWSVADIPSVAEISTVAEIPSVAEIPSVAEIPTAAEIPFSPESAMRATTPPTLAPAVSATSSVTAPTGAAAPAATQAAGAAMRGKLDRLSARRAATAGDRAAAAPVRATPIRMAPLSSARPFPLVIEALDSGLDPISWAASMREQLEALLNRHGGILFRNFALRTPQQFEAFAEAIEPALYGDYGDLPKKEGGRNTYRSTPYPEKQMILYHNESAHLERWPRRQLFFCELPSRVGGATPIVDCREMLRCLPAEIVQAFEQRGLLYVRTFTERLDVSWQRFFGTDDRDAVESTLRRAGTGFRWLDGNTLQTRTRCPAVITHPETGERVFFNQVQLHHIHCLEPDVRADLLSIAGEDRMPRQVYFGDGGAIPEWMMDEIGRTYEACAVRFDWARGDVVMLDNMLAAHARDPYEEPRKVVVAMGAMFDRGALAREQG; the protein is encoded by the coding sequence ATGAGCGGCGCCATCACCGCGGCCGCCACCATCGATGCCCGGCTGCGCGCCCATGCGAGCGCGCGCGGCGATGCCATCGCGCTGATCGTCGAGGATGGCGGCGGATCGCTGTCCCTGACGTACGCCGAACTGGACTGGGCAGCGCGCGCGCTGGCGGCGACGCTGAAGTCGCGTCTGCCGAAGGGTAGCCGTGCGTTGCTGATGCTGGATAACGACCAGCATTATGTGGTGGCCTTCTTTGCCTGCCTCTACGCAGGCATGATCGCCGTGCCGGCGTTCCCGCCCGATCCGGCGCGCGAGCAGGAACTGCGGCGCCTGCGGGTGATGACGCGCGATTGCCAGGCAGGTTGCGTGTTGACGACCACGCAAGTCGCGCGGGGACTGGCCGAAGCGCTGGCCTGGTTCGACGGCGTGCCGCTGCTTGCGGTGGACGCTGTCAATGGGGTGGATGCAACCGATGAGGTCGATGTCCGGGACGCGGCGGCTGCTTGCGGTGTGCCCGATGCGCTGCCGCCTGCGGATCCGCGCGATATCGCCTTCCTGCAATACACGTCCGGATCGACCGCGGACCCCAAGGGCGTCATGGTCAGCCACGCCAATTTGATGGCCAATGCATTGGCCATGCACCGGGGCATGGGCACGCGGGAAACCGACGTCTGCGTGTCATGGCTGCCGCTTTATCACGACATGGGCCTGATCGGCGGCGTGCTGGAAGGGCTGTACCTGGGCACGCGCGTGGTGCTGATGTCGCCTAAGTATTTCCTGGAGCGGCCCCTGCGCTGGCTGGAGGCGATCGCGCGCCACCGCGGGAACTTCAGCGGCGGGCCGGACTTTGCGTATCGGCTTTGCGTCGAGCGCATCCGGCCGGAGCAGGTGCGCGGCCTGGACCTGTCGAGCTGGCGGATCGCGTTTTCCGGCGCGGAGCCCGTGAATCCCGACACCCTGGAGGCGTTCGCGCGGCTGTGCGCGGAGGCCCGGCTGCCGGCGGCGGCGCTTTATCCCTGCTACGGGCTGGCCGAGGCCACGCTGTTCGTGACGGGCGGCGATCACACGAAGCCGCCGGTCTGCACGGTGTTCGATGAGGAAGCCCTGGCTGCCGGACGGGCACGCCCGGCCGAGCGGGGGCGGAGGCTGGTCGCCTGCGGGGCGCCGGCGCCGGGCCATCGCGTCGCCATCGTCGATCCCGCATCGTCGCGGCGCTTGCCCGACGGCATGCAGGGCGAGGTCTGGACGTCCGGTCCCAGCATCGCCGGGGGGTATTGGGACAAGGCCGAGGCGACGCAGCGGTCGCTGGCGGAGCATGACGGCGCGACGTGGCTGCGCACCGGCGACCTGGGATTCGTGCACGGCGGCGAACTGTACGTCAATGGGCGCATCAAGGACCTGATCATCGTGCGCGGGCGCAATGTCTACCCGCAGGACATCGAAGCCGTCGTGGAGGCGGAAGTGGCCCAGGCCCGCAAGGGCCGCGTCGCCGCCTTCGCGGTGGACACGCCGGACGGCGAGGGCATCGGCCTGGCGGCGGAGATCGCGCCGCTGCAGCGCAAGCGGCATACGCCCGCCACGCTGGTGCGCGCCTTGGGACGCGCCGTCGCGCTGGCCTGCGGCGAGCCCTTGGCGGTGGCGGTGCTGCTGGAGCCCGGCACGCTGCCCAAGACGTCCAGCGGCAAGCTGCGGCGCGCGGCCACGCGCGCGGATTGGCGCAGCGGAACGCTGCATGCCTATGCCATCCACGAAAACGGGCGCTTTGTGCTGGGTGAAGCGGGCGAAGCCGCGGCCCTGCCGCCGGCGGCGGGCACGGAAGCCGCGCTGGCGGCGATCTGGTCGGACGCGCTGGGACGGGAGGTCGCGGACAGGAATGCGCGCTTCTTCGAGCTGGGCGGCAGTTCGCTGACGGCGGCGAGCGTGGCGGCGGCCATCCGGACGCGCTGGGAGATCGCCATCGGCGTGCGCGAAGTGTTCGCGCATCCCGAGCTGGCGGAGTGCGCGTCGTATATCGACAGGGTGTGCGTGGCGCGGGCGGCAAGCCGGGAGGAGGATGCCGGGCGGGCGTCCGCGCATGCTTGCGCGGCCGGTGTGGCTGATGCGGAAGGCGTGGCCGATACGGCTGACGCGGCTGATGCGTCGGCCGCGGGCCCGGCGCACGCGTTGGCGCCGGTGCAGCGCCGCCTGTGGCTGCTCGACCGCATGGCCGCGGCGCCGGCGGCGCGCGCCCGCTACAACCTGGGCGTGGCGTTCCATCTGGACGGCGCGCTCGACGCCGGCCGCGTGGAAAACGCGATCAAGGCGATCGTCACGCGCCATGCCGTGCTCCGGACGGCGTATCCGGAAGACGATGACGGCGAGCCCCACGCCGCCATGCTTGCCGCCGCGCATGGGGGCGTGCCGCATGTGGAAGTGCCTCTGGTGGACCTGTCCGCCGGGGCGGATAGCGACGCCGCCGCCGCGCGTATCGCGCGCGGATACGCGGACGACCCCTTCGACCTGTCCGCCGGTCCCTTGCTGCGAGCCTGCCTGCTGCGCCTGGACGCGCGGCGCCATCTGCTCCTGATGGCCGTGCATCACATCGTGTTCGACGGCTGGTCGGCGGGCATATTCATCGACGAGTTCCGCGCGCATTACGCGGGCCACGAACTGCCGGCGTTGCCCATGCAGTACGGCGATTACGCCATGCGGGCGGCCCGCGCCGAAGCGGGCGGGGCCTGGCGGGATACGCTTGCGTATTGGCGGACCACCCTGGCGCAAGCTCCCATGCTGTCGTCGCCCGCACGGCCGCGCCAGGCGCGGGAAGGCGCCATGGCGGCCAGCACGCTGCGGCAGATGATCCCCGGCAGCGTGAACCGCCGCCTGGCCGACCTGGCGCGGCGCCATGACGCGACGCCGTTCCAGGTGCTGATGACGGTCTTCCTGATGACCATGCATCGGCAGATCGGACAGGACGACATCGTCGTCGGCACGGACGCCGCCGGCCGCGACGATCCCGCCTTGGCGCCGCTGATCGGTTTCTTCGTCAATGTGCTGCCGATCCGGTCACGCGCGTCGCGGTCGGCGCCTTTCGAGGAATGGCTGGCGCGCACGCGCGCCACCGTGCTGGACGCGCTGGCGCACCAGGACGCGCCCTTCGACCGTATCGTCGACGTGGCCGGCGCGCCGCGCGACCGTGGCCGCAATCCCCTGGTGCAGGTGCTGTTCGTGATGCAGAACACGCCGCGTCCGGCCGCGGACCTGCAGGACGTCGTTGTCCGCCCCGCCGCGCTGCCGACCACGCACGCGCGCTTCGACCTCGCGGTGTTCGTGCACGAGCACGCGCAGGGGCTGGAGGTCGAATGGACCTATGCCACCGCGCTGTTCGATGCGGCGGCGGTGGAAGGCATGGCGACGATCTGGGCGGACGTGCTGCACCGGGTCGCCGCGGACGACGGCCGGTCCTGGTCCGTGGCCGACATCCCGTCCGTTGCCGAGATCTCGACCGTTGCGGAGATCCCGTCCGTTGCGGAAATACCGTCCGTTGCGGAGATACCGACCGCCGCCGAGATCCCTTTCTCACCGGAGTCCGCCATGCGTGCCACCACGCCGCCTACGCTTGCGCCCGCCGTATCGGCGACCTCATCCGTCACCGCGCCTACCGGCGCCGCCGCACCCGCCGCCACCCAGGCCGCCGGCGCCGCCATGCGCGGCAAGCTGGACCGCCTGTCGGCGCGACGCGCGGCGACGGCCGGCGATCGTGCCGCCGCCGCGCCCGTCCGCGCGACGCCGATACGCATGGCCCCGCTGTCGTCCGCGCGGCCCTTTCCCCTGGTGATCGAAGCCCTGGACAGCGGCCTGGATCCGATTTCCTGGGCGGCGTCCATGCGCGAACAGCTCGAAGCCCTGCTGAACCGACACGGCGGCATCCTGTTCCGCAACTTCGCCCTGCGCACGCCGCAGCAGTTCGAGGCCTTCGCCGAGGCGATCGAACCGGCGCTTTACGGCGACTACGGCGACCTGCCGAAGAAGGAGGGCGGCCGCAATACCTACCGGTCCACGCCCTATCCGGAAAAGCAGATGATCCTGTACCACAACGAAAGCGCGCACCTGGAGCGCTGGCCCCGCAGGCAGCTGTTCTTCTGCGAGCTGCCTTCACGTGTCGGCGGCGCCACGCCCATCGTCGACTGCCGCGAGATGCTGCGCTGCCTGCCGGCGGAGATCGTGCAGGCATTTGAGCAACGGGGCCTGCTGTATGTCCGCACCTTCACGGAGCGGCTGGATGTCAGCTGGCAGCGCTTCTTCGGCACGGACGACCGCGACGCGGTGGAATCCACCCTGCGCCGCGCCGGCACGGGGTTCCGCTGGCTGGACGGCAACACCTTGCAGACGCGCACGCGCTGCCCGGCGGTGATCACGCATCCGGAGACGGGCGAACGTGTGTTCTTCAACCAGGTCCAGCTGCATCACATCCATTGCCTGGAGCCGGACGTGCGGGCGGACCTGCTCAGTATCGCCGGCGAGGACCGCATGCCCCGGCAGGTGTATTTCGGCGACGGCGGCGCGATACCGGAATGGATGATGGACGAGATCGGCAGGACCTACGAGGCCTGCGCGGTGCGCTTCGACTGGGCGCGGGGCGATGTCGTGATGCTGGACAACATGCTGGCCGCGCATGCGCGCGATCCCTATGAGGAGCCGCGCAAGGTCGTGGTGGCGATGGGGGCGATGTTCGATCGCGGCGCGCTGGCGCGCGAGCAGGGTTGA